Proteins from a single region of Deltaproteobacteria bacterium:
- a CDS encoding LysM peptidoglycan-binding domain-containing protein yields the protein MPPNPFGPTETVWPAENDFQHHVACSGETLLIIAKWYTGSPRNWQALARTNPELDPVHLKIGDSVRIPLHLLRTTAPMPETFVASQAKKSSVAIALDSPEKSVDRYFVHRVRWPGETLITIARWYTGDPENWQSVAQANPSLNPDHINIGDTIRIPRQLLNTSAPMPEAFVAASLQKTPAAPQPARPAPVKPEEPEEVELFGPK from the coding sequence TTGCCCCCCAATCCATTTGGACCCACTGAAACAGTATGGCCGGCAGAAAACGATTTCCAACACCATGTGGCCTGCTCTGGAGAAACCCTGCTGATAATCGCCAAATGGTATACGGGCAGCCCTAGAAACTGGCAGGCCCTGGCCCGGACAAATCCGGAGCTCGATCCTGTTCATCTCAAGATCGGTGACAGCGTCAGGATCCCTTTGCACCTGCTGCGCACCACGGCGCCCATGCCCGAGACCTTCGTGGCAAGCCAGGCGAAGAAATCGTCAGTGGCAATTGCCCTGGACTCTCCAGAAAAATCGGTTGACAGGTATTTTGTGCATCGGGTCCGCTGGCCAGGAGAAACGCTCATAACCATAGCCAGATGGTATACTGGAGATCCAGAAAACTGGCAGTCTGTGGCCCAGGCAAATCCCTCCCTCAATCCCGACCACATCAACATCGGGGACACCATCAGAATTCCCCGCCAGCTGCTGAACACCAGCGCCCCCATGCCCGAGGCCTTTGTGGCTGCATCTCTGCAGAAAACTCCGGCAGCACCTCAACCTGCCAGGCCCGCCCCAGTTAAACCGGAGGAACCAGAGGAGGTTGAACTGTTCGGGCCGAAGTAA
- a CDS encoding prevent-host-death protein → MEKVKKGEQIVISYGKKREKIAMIVPYPPHFDKPERKIGLLKGQASCTIYDDFHMSDEEVLDS, encoded by the coding sequence TTGGAAAAGGTTAAAAAGGGGGAGCAGATTGTCATCAGCTACGGCAAGAAGAGGGAGAAGATTGCAATGATTGTCCCCTATCCACCCCATTTTGACAAGCCAGAAAGGAAGATTGGCCTTCTGAAAGGACAAGCTTCGTGCACAATCTATGATGATTTCCATATGAGCGATGAAGAGGTGCTGGATTCGTGA
- a CDS encoding type II toxin-antitoxin system VapC family toxin — translation MNLLLDTHTFLWALFAPERLSETAARAIVARKNEVSVSIVTFWEISLKYGLGKLELKGVRPEDLPDYATQMDLELIGISPSEAASFYKLPRLLHREPFDRLIIWQAIQRQMTLVTRDQAFEAYREFGLTTCW, via the coding sequence GTGAACCTGCTTCTTGACACTCACACTTTCTTGTGGGCCCTGTTTGCCCCAGAAAGGCTGAGTGAAACGGCGGCCAGAGCGATAGTTGCACGGAAAAACGAGGTGTCGGTCAGCATAGTCACCTTTTGGGAAATTTCGCTTAAATATGGGTTGGGGAAGCTCGAGTTAAAGGGGGTGCGACCGGAAGATTTGCCAGATTATGCAACCCAGATGGATCTCGAACTGATAGGAATCAGCCCATCCGAGGCCGCTAGTTTTTATAAACTTCCAAGGCTGCTGCACAGGGAACCCTTTGACCGGCTTATAATATGGCAGGCTATTCAACGACAAATGACATTGGTAACCAGAGACCAGGCATTCGAAGCGTATCGAGAATTTGGTCTCACCACTTGCTGGTAA
- a CDS encoding acyl-CoA thioesterase, whose protein sequence is MPMQGYGVVFEHEILFRDIDAMGHVNNVTFVAFMEDARMKYWKALRQKTGLKKINFILAEVRCIYKSPAYLGETLRIGIRACRLGGKSFHFEYRMEESKSGRLVVEGSSIQVMYDYQQQQSVQIDEATRQGMAAIEGVPLESLQSRNSPGS, encoded by the coding sequence ATGCCCATGCAGGGATACGGGGTGGTTTTCGAGCACGAAATACTGTTCAGGGACATCGATGCCATGGGCCACGTGAACAACGTGACATTCGTGGCCTTCATGGAAGACGCGCGCATGAAGTACTGGAAGGCTCTGCGGCAGAAGACCGGTCTGAAAAAAATCAATTTTATTCTGGCCGAAGTACGCTGCATCTACAAGAGTCCGGCTTACCTTGGCGAGACCCTGCGGATCGGCATCAGGGCATGCCGCCTGGGGGGCAAGAGCTTTCACTTCGAATACCGCATGGAAGAGAGCAAGAGCGGCCGGTTGGTGGTGGAAGGAAGTTCTATACAGGTCATGTACGACTACCAGCAGCAACAGTCCGTTCAGATAGACGAGGCTACCAGGCAGGGAATGGCAGCCATAGAAGGAGTTCCCCTGGAATCTCTACAGAGTAGAAATTCACCCGGGTCGTAG
- a CDS encoding N-acetylmuramoyl-L-alanine amidase — protein sequence MKANTIIARAAFLAAMATLVLFLWPGNTACQPVTPPLTVVIDPGHGGRDAGASGLSGVVEKELTLALARELAAVLEKQGTARPVLTRQDDYALSLDDRAGIANHRNGDLFISLHLGNGFNRNAQGFTIYAWSPAARPLDAAGARDATAWDWGQLPYWEQSRKLSKLVRQQMAGVLHWPGQATAQVDLYLLARVRMPAILIELGSVSNPAEAAQLKQPDFQRKLVQAIAAAIAEYRALLHAKP from the coding sequence ATGAAGGCAAACACCATCATTGCCCGAGCCGCGTTTCTGGCTGCCATGGCCACGCTTGTTCTTTTCCTGTGGCCGGGAAATACAGCATGCCAGCCAGTGACGCCGCCCCTCACCGTGGTGATTGATCCGGGACATGGCGGCAGAGATGCAGGCGCCAGCGGCCTGAGCGGGGTTGTGGAAAAAGAGCTCACGCTTGCCCTTGCCAGGGAACTGGCAGCAGTTCTCGAGAAACAGGGCACGGCCAGGCCGGTGTTGACGAGACAGGACGACTATGCCCTCTCCCTGGACGATCGCGCCGGCATAGCCAACCACAGGAACGGCGATCTGTTCATCAGTCTGCATCTGGGAAACGGCTTTAACCGAAATGCCCAGGGTTTCACTATATATGCCTGGTCACCAGCTGCAAGGCCCCTGGATGCGGCTGGCGCTCGAGACGCCACTGCCTGGGACTGGGGTCAGCTGCCCTACTGGGAGCAGAGCCGCAAGCTGTCAAAGCTGGTCAGGCAGCAAATGGCAGGAGTACTCCACTGGCCAGGCCAGGCAACCGCCCAGGTAGATCTCTATTTGCTGGCCAGGGTGCGAATGCCGGCAATCCTCATCGAACTCGGCTCTGTGAGCAACCCGGCAGAAGCGGCCCAGTTGAAGCAGCCGGACTTCCAGCGCAAGCTGGTTCAGGCGATTGCAGCTGCCATTGCAGAATACCGTGCCCTCCTGCACGCCAAACCGTAA
- a CDS encoding cobalamin-dependent protein (Presence of a B(12) (cobalamin)-binding domain implies dependence on cobalamin itself, in one of its several forms, or in some unusual lineages, dependence on a cobalamin-like analog.) — translation MKRLPHILLVNPWIYDFAAHDLWAKPLGLLTLGGLLRAHGYQVRLLDCLDVHEPKMREQAGFKPATRRSYGTGKFYRRKTAKPPPLRQVARPYYRFGISSEIFVERLLSGPEPDVVLVTSLMTYWYPGVQEAIRLVKSHYPETPVVLGGIYATLCQEHARRCSGADHVVAGAAENRLIALLQELSRQPAPLQQPARSPDSLPAMDLEAPLDYVCILTSRGCPYHCPYCGAGLLFPGFVQKNPLAVVDELQHWHEGFGVTDAAFYDDALLLNAEQHLLPMLAEVRRRKMQLRLHTPNALHVSQLSAKVCQALFNSGFVTIRLGLETAEARRQQLLGRKTTVRDFSRAMNNLQQAGFQPEQIGVYLLCGLPGQKPEEVAYSIDIVKDHGARPYLAEYSPIPGTALWPAAVRSSPFDLQNEPLYHNNSLLPCRSSHFGLDELQRLKERCRAA, via the coding sequence ATGAAGCGCCTTCCTCACATTTTGCTTGTAAATCCATGGATTTATGATTTTGCGGCTCATGATCTCTGGGCCAAGCCGCTCGGTCTGCTCACCCTGGGTGGGCTGCTGCGGGCGCACGGCTATCAGGTGAGGCTGCTCGACTGCCTGGATGTGCACGAGCCGAAGATGAGAGAACAGGCCGGCTTCAAGCCTGCCACGCGGCGCTCTTATGGCACCGGCAAGTTTTACCGCAGGAAAACGGCAAAGCCGCCGCCCCTGCGCCAGGTGGCGCGGCCGTACTATCGCTTTGGCATCTCCTCGGAAATTTTTGTGGAAAGGCTGCTCTCAGGACCAGAGCCGGATGTGGTTCTGGTTACCTCTCTGATGACCTACTGGTATCCGGGGGTCCAGGAAGCAATCAGACTGGTAAAGAGCCATTATCCTGAAACACCAGTGGTGCTGGGCGGCATCTATGCCACTCTGTGCCAGGAGCATGCCCGACGTTGCAGCGGCGCTGACCACGTTGTGGCTGGAGCAGCGGAAAACCGCCTCATCGCCCTGCTGCAGGAGCTCTCCCGCCAGCCGGCTCCTCTGCAGCAACCTGCCCGGAGCCCTGACAGTCTGCCGGCCATGGATCTGGAGGCTCCCCTCGACTATGTCTGCATACTCACCTCGCGCGGCTGCCCCTATCACTGTCCCTATTGCGGCGCCGGCCTGCTTTTTCCGGGATTTGTCCAGAAAAATCCCCTGGCAGTTGTTGATGAGCTGCAGCACTGGCATGAAGGATTCGGGGTGACAGACGCGGCTTTCTACGACGATGCCCTGCTGCTGAACGCCGAGCAGCACCTGCTGCCTATGCTGGCAGAGGTTCGCCGGCGCAAGATGCAGCTTCGCCTGCACACACCCAATGCTCTGCATGTGAGTCAGTTGAGCGCCAAGGTGTGCCAGGCCCTTTTCAACAGCGGTTTTGTTACCATCCGCCTGGGATTGGAAACAGCAGAGGCCCGACGGCAGCAACTGCTGGGCCGCAAAACCACTGTGAGAGACTTCAGCCGGGCAATGAACAACCTGCAGCAGGCAGGTTTTCAGCCGGAACAGATCGGCGTCTACCTCCTTTGCGGCCTTCCCGGGCAGAAGCCTGAGGAAGTGGCATATTCCATAGACATAGTGAAAGACCACGGGGCCAGGCCCTACCTGGCCGAGTATTCGCCAATTCCGGGCACAGCCCTCTGGCCCGCAGCAGTGCGCTCGTCGCCTTTTGATCTGCAAAACGAGCCTCTCTATCACAACAATTCCCTGCTGCCCTGCAGAAGCAGCCATTTCGGCCTGGATGAACTGCAGCGCTTGAAGGAGAGATGCAGGGCAGCGTAG
- a CDS encoding ribonuclease Z, giving the protein MEVTFLGVGEAFDERVANTAILVRVAAGGEGTALLLDCGFSVPARFWELRLGPDELDGVWLSHFHADHTFGLPALLVRFWEERRRKDLHILGQKGVQQFTESCIELAYPGFLQRLTYALRFVEVEPGQAVSTLGCSWSTAVNDHSQRDLALRLTAAGKSLFYSGDGRPTPETTALARGVQLLIHEAFRVRTPVAGHGTVAGCLAMAESCQAEQLALVHIHREVRRERLAAIRELAAATPGVKVLVPEPGERLMI; this is encoded by the coding sequence GTGGAAGTCACTTTTCTTGGTGTGGGTGAAGCCTTTGACGAGAGGGTGGCCAATACGGCCATACTCGTCCGGGTTGCAGCAGGTGGAGAAGGCACTGCGCTGCTGCTCGATTGCGGCTTCTCGGTGCCGGCCAGATTCTGGGAGCTGCGGCTCGGCCCCGACGAACTGGACGGGGTATGGCTGTCTCATTTCCATGCTGATCACACTTTTGGTTTGCCAGCACTGCTGGTTCGCTTCTGGGAGGAACGAAGGCGCAAGGATTTACACATCCTGGGTCAGAAGGGAGTACAGCAATTTACAGAAAGTTGCATCGAGCTGGCCTATCCAGGATTCCTGCAAAGACTCACCTATGCCCTGCGCTTTGTAGAAGTTGAACCGGGTCAGGCTGTCAGCACTCTGGGGTGTTCCTGGAGCACTGCTGTAAATGACCATTCGCAGCGCGACCTGGCCCTGCGTCTGACAGCTGCAGGCAAATCTCTTTTCTACAGCGGCGACGGCCGTCCTACCCCGGAAACAACCGCCCTGGCTCGCGGGGTGCAGCTCCTCATACACGAGGCTTTCAGGGTGCGCACCCCGGTGGCGGGGCACGGCACCGTGGCAGGATGCCTGGCAATGGCTGAATCGTGCCAGGCAGAACAGCTTGCCCTGGTGCACATCCACAGAGAGGTGAGAAGAGAACGGCTGGCAGCCATCAGGGAACTGGCAGCAGCAACGCCTGGTGTGAAAGTGCTCGTACCAGAACCGGGTGAGCGGCTGATGATCTAG